tctacacacacacacacacacacacacacacacacacacacagtgcgggAAAAAAAGAGTAATCAATTAAATCCATAATCAAAGATGGCTCATTATAGATGGCCTGCACATGTATAGAACAGGATGTTACATTACATTCTGGATATCCATTAAGAGGTCGTTTCCAATTCAGTGTCTAGATATAAGCCCTGACATCTAATAATCATCGCCTGTTTCTTATCCTTGATGCACAGGTCTATGTGTGGATAGATACATCTATAGACAAATATAAATGTTATATAAAGAAAACACAATTTCTTCAGCTACAGTGTGTTTTGTAGAAGTGTGAGGAGTGACGCGAGAAGCGAAACGCGTGTATGGTGTGTTGGGCAGAACGTGAGCACCTGTGGGGACAGAACTAAGTGGGGCACGTTTGTCCATGTCTTTAATGAAGTCCTTCGTCATCCTCTCCagttcctccacctccctcatgGAGAGCGGggcaccagcagggggcgccccCGTGGCAGGACCTGCTGGCGTGGACGcctgcacacaccacagaaAAGAACAAGGGGGGGGatgagaaaataaataaaactctcCCACCATCACAGAAATCTGTGTTCTTCATGCAGCTGCTGTATAACACAGTTGGCCCACCTTGGCTGGAGGCGGGTTGGCTGGAGGCGGGACTCCCACCGATCTATTGTAGGAGGAGCCTGGTGATGTCATGGGCCTGGGGTACGAGGATGTTGAAGGAGGCGGAGCCACTTTCTCCTGGCTGAATGAAGGCAGAGCTTTGGAGTGACTGAAAGCTGGAGTAGGGACGCTTGCTGGAGGAGGCGGGGCCGAGGGAGGGGCCGAGGGCGGGGCCGGGGGCCCGGCAGGAGGCGGAGCGAAAGAGCTCTGGGTAGCAGCTTTGGGGACCTGGTTAGCTGCTCTTGTATTTGCAAAGCTTGCAGAGCTTGCTGGTTTGGGGCCAACATTTGAACTGGGCTGACTGGGAGTGAAGGTGGTCTTCGGAGCAGCAGCAAAGCTCTTAGCCACGGGCTGTGCCGGGGAGGGAGCGGAGGCTGGACTCGGCCCGGGCTGTCGGAGCGTGGTGCGGGCACGCAGCTCTTCAGCccagggggcaggagggggccGGTCCTGGAGCTCTGGTGGGGGCAGGAAGGAGAGGGCAGGCTTGGGGGCGGTGGGGGGCGGACCGGCCGCCTTTGGGGCGGGCGCATATGACGGCTGGCTGGGCATCTGAGCAAAGACATTTAAAACACAACCTAACATCATATACTGAAATATAACAAATTAGTGaaatattaaaacattgaaattaAATGGAGAAGAGGTCAAGGGTCACATGTATGGTTGTACCTTTGGGGTAAAAGGTTTTCTGGTTTCCATTTCTGATAACATATCAGTTAGAGAGCCCAGCTGTCGGTCAAAGCTGGTCTGCTTATCCAGTGGTTTCTACACAGACAAGAAGGACAGAAGACAAACAAACAGGTGTATGAGAGAAACCGACCCAAATGCAGTGGTGTTCATCTGAATAAAGAACTATGCGAGCTGCTCAGTGGGGCAAAGTAAAGGATATTCCAAGTACAAGTGCTTCAATTAATCCATCATTCAAATGTATTCAACTTGTTTAATCCAGATTTAGAGTTTTTTGTTCATCTTTAAACCTTCAAGTGCCTTTACTTCAATCCTGCTAGTACAACGCAGAATTTACTCCAATTAAGTCATTGAGTCTAAGCTCACTTACACCAGTTACATGTCACTGGTGCCACAGGGCTTAAGGAGAATACAGATTATAGTCTGTTTGCCCAACCACACCCTCAACCCGCTGCAGGGCCCTTTTCCCCAGTGAAACACACCCTCCTCCTGCTCACCTATATGAGCTTGGAAGACGAGTGGAGTGAAGGAaccgccaacacacacacgctgagcaAACACCATGAATGAAGGACACACATTCTTCTGCTCCTACACACGTACAGGCATCATTATTTGTTTTAGCAGCAGAACATTGTAGAGGATTTGGAAAAGCAAATCAGATGCTCAGCATTACGATCATCCCTTAAGAGTGAAACAGGTTCGATATTCACACGGAGGTGGACTAAGGTAATAGACCCAGCCCTGAGCAGACGGATAGATGTTCTGACACTAACCTGCTTTTTTTGTCATTGTTTCAAAGCAACTTCCCCACCTTAACAAATCATGGGACAAAAATGTTTAGCCAACGAAAAGAAATTATTTAGAAAAACTATCATCAATCTACCACCCCTTTTTCCTTAGAAAACACACCAAACAATTAATAATCACAGACTCCTTTATTAAAATGACTTATTTAAGGAGAATCGTAAAATTCCAACGTAGCCGATTCCAACAATTGTATTCAACATAAGTGGTATCATCAATATCACCTCGAGCACTGCGtcatgaccacacacaccacaaggcCTCCGCCAGAAATAGAGCTAGTGCTTATATGGGCATAACAGCAAAGTGAGATGCTGGATACACACAGGCCCGTGGCACAGTAGACACGTCAGAGGCGGCTAAAATGTTCATCTCATGCGTGGGGAGGAAGACAAGATACTTAAGGTCAAATGTTACGCAGACTCACACAAACCAATTTATACTACGCcataacattttttttgtttgttttagataTGCATTTCAACACGGCATATTTCAAATTAAAGCAGTGCACAATGACACAGCTCTTGATACACCCCTGTCCCCTTACAAGTGACCTTAAGTAATCTggcaaacacacacctgtgaatGGTCATGTTTAGAATTTGGCTGCAAATTGTTTATATTCGATGCTCGAAGTCGTCAGGCTCCAGACATCAGCAGCTAGGAATGCTGGGTACGTTCTCTGTAATCCAGAAATTCTCGCCGTATACGAATAAACCACAGCCTGTCCCACCGATAGCCACACACGCCCATGTCATCATGTTTTAGATTATGAGCACTTCAGTCCCTCCTCTCCAGACATCACACGCTAATCTCACCGGTCCATATGGTTCTGTCCCAGAATGAATCATCCCAAACCTTTTTGCAAACATTTTAGCAACTGTAATCCGTTTGGTTCTAAAGGTTTACCAGTGAAGTGTTCGTTCAGTGGTGAACATGGCTTATATTTGTGCATTTTGTAATGTGTTGTTTTATATTGTGAGTTGTGGCTGAAGTTTGTCTTAGAAGATTAAAAGGTATTGCTGGTCATCTACTGTGATGATGTGTGTTCATCACCTGTTGGAGGGGGATCAGAGGGACGAGCCCACCTAGGtagtgtgttcagtgtccagcaaacacacacatcatcattaTTAGAAGTGGCTCAGGGCAAGAATGTCTGCTAAATGTTGTAAATGCAATGCTATGGCTTCTGAGGTCTACCAGGTCGTCTAGCTCATCAGATGTTTGGTGAAACTACCCATTGCTTTGGTGATTTGTTTGAACATTTCCACAAGTCTGATGCTGAAACACAACAGCAGTACAACTCTTAGAGGTCTTGTGAGATTCAGCAAACCAAAATTCTGGTCCATTAACATTTGGTTCTCTAAAGTGATTATCTATAAACGCCCCAGGTTCACCTGCCCGACAAATACCCTCGAATTAGAACAGACGTTCATTGTAGTCTGTAATGTCATTAAATATTCctcccccactttaaacccaaATGTGTAGCACTGCTGCGACAAAACAGAATGTCATCAATCCTGCAACTGTCCAAAATATCTGAAAATGCCACAGgttaaagacagagagacatacGGCACAAACAGCAACTCTTGGAGAAATGAGCAAATGTCAACAGCAGTAGCATCATAACACCAGTATCACCACATCTCAAAGTCTCCATGCTCTTACCTTAGAGGTGACACCTGTGCCAGGTAGGGGGAGAGGAGgtgcaggaggagggggggggaggaggaggaggtggagcagcGCTGGGGTTTATGGGTGCGAAGCTCACGTCTTCAGGAGGCGCTGGGAGGGACAAGTCATCCGCAactgggggcggggcagggaatGCAGGAGGAGGGGCCTCAAATGCAGGGGGCGTGAGCTGGCactcagggggcggggctggcagCTCTGCATCATccagtggaggaggaggaggaggagggggcgggaAGTCTGGTCAGGGAAGGAGGGGACTGATTTAAAGTCATGCCCAACCCAACCAGAACATTTTACctgaataatatatataataaacaaaCTTTTCATAAACAATAATGATGATGCACCTACACAAACAATAAAATCAACATGGCCTGGGGCACCTTGGTGTCTAACAGCACAAATAAAGTTACAGTGACAGGTATATATACAGGTACGGTAAAGCCAACATGAACGCAATCAGCAGCATTACGTTTACTGAACATCGAACCCTGACTGAGTGTTTTCACACTGAATACATTTACAGTATTTAGCAGGGCTCCCTTGTCCAGAGGTGTCCAACATAGCTGTATTTCTTTATTCATGTTACTTCTCAGAACAGCTGAAAAGTACCAGTTTGTTTGAATACACAGACACTTAAACATTGCTAAAGATTAATATTTCTAAACCTAGATTATATTACTTAGTGAAAAGTCACATGGTGTTAAAACTAAACTCCATGAGCTTGTGAAACGTCCAGCATGAGGTCCGTTTCCTCCTATGAAAAATGTGGTCAGCAATGCAAAGTGAACCACACAACCATTCATGCTGAAAGCATTTGTTGTATGCATGCTTATATTTTCATGCATTTTTAAATTCTGACAAAACTCTGGTTGCACGTTTCTTTGACCACACCCATCAAAGGAAGAGAAAAGATCCTCGAATGAACCTTCTCATGACCAGACAAGCCTTCTCGTAGAAAGCAGTATCCATTTTCAGCACACCAACCCCAGTTAATTCTGACAGCAACAGTCAATATGAAAGCTCAGGCAGCTTCGTACATCAGCTCTCTGCAAACATGGAAGAGGGCGGCTGTGTTTCCACACTCGTACACTCGTCGTAAATCACAGCAAGATTCATATCCAAAGTGAATTGGCAATTTCTGAACAAGCCATACCAAATGACCCAATAAAACTTCCATGCCATGCTTGAGATCACCCTCACCATTACATGCTTAGATTGGTGAGACAGTTTTTAAATTCTTACCATCACTTATGGTTGAAGGCGGTGGTGGCATCTCCCCAACTCGACCAATCACACCCGTGCTTGCGGTGGATGAGGAGAAGGCCGCAGGATAAGACGGCCCTTTGGGACGTGGTGGCGCTACAGATGCAAACTTCTTAGGCTGGTTGTAGAAGGACGGAGTATTGACTTGAAAAGACATAGAGGAAGAAACCATGAAGGGTTTTGTGCCATTGGAGTCCTCCATCTTGTTCTGTGGAGggagagaacacacagaggGGCAGGGGTGGTCAAACTATTAGTGTTGTTTAAAAAACCAATATTGAAGCCATGTAGATATTACTGAACAGTGGTGAGAATTATGGTTAACACTTCCTCTCAAAACATGCCACTGTTGCTAACAAAGTCATTTAATGTTGAATGATCACAGATTAGAGAAGGATTCAACAAATTAAAGGGCAACCTGAGAAAAATAGAAAAACAAACTGAAAGTGTGGAATCAGCAGAGAAATTGGAATATAATCTGCACATAAATATATAGTCATAAGCACAAAAGGCAGAAACACGCACTAGAAGAGACATTTAGTTACAATGAGTcactaaaaagtaaaaaaaataaataaattaaaaaaagacattttactGTTGGGGAGGAGAATAAGCCAAATATTAACTTTGCTGACGCTAAAAACCATATCTAAATACTTTATTCAATGCTCTACAGTGAACAGTGTACCTATTTATTGTAAAGTGATTTAGAACAAGACCCGACTCACTTACTTCCCCCCAATACCCATTAAAATAAGGGAACTTGAAGGGATCTGTTCTCTTTTAGGGCTCTCCAGGCTAGTGAGCTCCAACACAACCAACACTTGCTCGTAAGCACCTTTCATGTTGTGGCAAGTCAAACAGAGCAACAGTCTCACAAAAGTATTCCTGAAATGCTGATATCACctaaacaagacacacacaaagagacagCGAGTCTGATTCTCATTCCAAATGAGCCGTAATCAGAGAGCGTCAAACTGTTTTATGTGCGTGTTGATTGGTGGAATCGTCTTCGTGTCCGTGTCTCTAGAGTCCCCTTTTAAGGACCTTTGGACAAGCAAAGGGAGAAACATTCTGAAAAGATCCTCAGCTCTCTGCCACCTGTGGTTCCCAGACTGGACATGCTGCCACAAACAGCCACGCAGAATGAACAAGtgctttgtttctttttcttcaCTTTGAAGACAACTCGCGTGATGCAAAGATGAATGCTTAGATAAGATATTTCTGCAAGCCAACAAGAGACAGGTGTGCAAGAATGAGTGAAAACTCATCCATGAGTTATTTAAAAAAGACTCATTTTAAAATTGCCAAAATTCGTGGGACAGAAACATGTACATTGATTCTGAAGTGGTGGTGTCACCTTAAGGGGTGTGGCCTTAAGGGGTGTGGCCGTAAGGGGTGTGGCCTGGTAATGCTCCCTGTGAGAGTATCTTGTGAGAGGCTGGCGAGCGTACTTATGGCAAGGCGACGTGAATCATCAGAGCTCAAACAAGGTACGATAGTGGATGCCAGATGGCTAGAAGATTCCATTTGGTTTTACAGCGTAGTGGCTGCACACACGTGATTAATGATTGTGACTGGCAGCGTCTAGATATAATTGTCTGTGCAGACAGACATGACTGGAAGAAATCACACGCACAATCAAAGCAGGAggccccacacacatacaccgcaGGTCAGGTCAGTACAGCACTCTTTAGCCTCCATGGGATAAGAGAGCTGAGGTCCCATCGGTGTGCACCTAGACACAGAACCTCACCTGGGCTCATCAGGTTGATAACTAGACCCTAAACAACTGGCAACGTCTGTCAATCAGCTGATGGTAATTGGCTGATGGTAATTGGCTGATGCTAATTGGCTGATGGTAAGTGTCATGTGTGGCACAGACTCCATGAAGCCATGGACCCCAGTTGTAAACAATACACTATGCATGCTAGTGGTGGTTCCATACCGGCATGGGGTGTGTTCTCATGGCAGGGGTTGGGTCCAGTGGTCTACACAAACACTTCACTGACCACTGCTCACTACATTTCACTGCTCGGTGACTGTTTGCAGCTCTTCATGGACTCAATGTAGCCCCCACAATGATGGGACactccagcaggataacactcCATGGCCCCGGCCCAAGTTGTCCAGAATTGGTTCAAGAATCATTCTGGAGAGTTCTGATGAATGGTGTGGCCTTCTCATTTTCCTGACAGGAGCCCAAGAGAGCAGTTATGGAGTATTTTGGAGGTCCATTTGCACCCAAGATCCTGCACCTACAAATACAACAGAGCTGCTGGTGGCCATCTGAACAGCATGGACCAGAACCCCCCCAGACATCTTCCACGTGTGAAACCACGTGGAGTGGCTGCACTACTGCACAATACTAGTTCCTGGGCATTTTGGCACATCAGTGTAATAGTAATTTTATACTGTGTTGTATTGTGTATATACTCCATCCATTCTTTGATTTGCCAAGTCGGTATCAGTGAAACACTGATTCACTGTGTGGCGTTATAGCAGATATCACTGTGTGGTATTATAGCAGATGTCACTGTGAGGTACTATAGCAGATATCACTGTGTGGTATTATCATAGTAGATTACGAATGACCACAGCTTAACACCCAGTTCACTTTAACTTCCTCTagtgcagtaaaaaaaaaaaaagtggaagttgCACTATGAGTATTAGTGTTACACCCAACTAACTGAAACAACTTCTCCATACGTCATCGCTGGATGTGTCACGTCCTGGTCTTTAGTCTCACGACCTGAGGACACTGCATTATTACAGTGATTAAGTTCACCATCAAATGTAGTCCTAAAATTACGTTTCTCGTAAACAAATTAAAGTTTATACACTCTCAATATGTACCTGCAATGACCTGCAAATTTTCAATTCATTAAACAaatctttattttaaaaaacgCATTACTGCCCTGGGAGAGAattcatttgtgtgttttagtgagggtgggtgagtggttggtgtgtgtggcgcGTGTATGAACGCATACGCAGTAAAGACAGAAACAGCTGCGGTGTAAAGATTGCAAAGGCCTTTTTGACCACAGCCACACACTCGTCTGTGTTTCATCAGTCCTTCAGGACAGCTGTGAACTCAAAAATTTGTCTCATTTTTTCCATACATGCCACTTGCCCTCATATGCTGCTTTTTGGAAACAAACATGCCTCCATTTTAAATCTAGGATTAATCTTTCTTGTATTGTGTGACAATAGAGATTATAATTTGGGCAGGCGGAGCAGAATTCTGGTAGATGGCCCTTTAACATCAGACTGTGGCAACTGCTAATCAGGTTCCATGTATTTGTGTTGTGTCTAGATCTGTTGAGATTACGCACTGAATAAATACCTCAGCGGTGAAGAGGAGATAACTCCTGAAGGCTTAATTCCAGCCATTAAATGTTTTGAAGCCATGTCTTAGAACATGGAGCAACAACACATATGGGTCCAGAAAACTCAGACATGGACCTTTGATGTGCTGGAAAAGTGACAGAGGCATTGGAAAATGCATCACCACAGGTGTTCAGAGCGCTTAGGCTGATTTCTTTCATATTGCAGTATGctaatacatatatacatatgtttAGTACATGCAGAATTATTTCCAACGGATGCAGTCGATGTCTGGAGTTGGGAAATTAATTTTCATAGCGTCATGTCTCCTCCCCCAGAAGGGGAAAACGTGTCCTTCTCAGGTCATGCTGTATTAACACAGCAAATCAATACAGACAGTTGCAGAGCTAAAAACATGCATGTGTAATTTGGAAATGTCTGGAATCACAGTTGCTATATTAATGGATGGGGGCAACACTCCACCAAATCACCCTATCCAGAAACCTTCATTAACCATTACTCATGTCCATCTCGCTGCCACACAGTCGCGTCTCAAACTTAAAGGGATCAGTATCAAGTTGGTTCATCTTTGCCATCAAGTTGAAGGTACCACGTGTGTAAATAAGGAAAAAAGAGAAAGCTAATAGTTATATAGCAATATTAAACGTTTTCCATTACAAACTCTTAAAAGTCTTAAGCAAAAACTGAAATTCTTTTGTTAGCAGCAATGGCAAATGAGAAACACTTCCTTTTTCATCGAAGATGATTCCAGTCATGTCTACATCACATTAATGGAGCAGAGTTAGTTCCTGATTATTGCAACACGGGTTTATCGAGATTAATGTGTCTCCTGGTGTGTATGATCATTTTAAAGACTACACGGAAGCGTGTTGTGTATTTGACAATGTGGCATGTAGGACGGGTACAAGTCACCCAGATGAACACGACACGCCCTGAATGGCCATTCATCCTGGACCACGTTATCTTACACACTAGTACACAGATCTCCAATATAAACGCCCATTATAATAAACAAAGCGCTGCTATAATAAACAGGCCAGAAACGTGGACGTTACAGACGTGCAGTAATCGCCCTgatcccacaacacacacaccacggatCCGAGTGAGATGAAGGCAGTTAACACCACCATCCTGGAGAAAACACAGGTTCAATATGTTTAAAAGGCTAGTGAAGCTAAAGACGCCGGCCTTGGCAATAAGACCAACACCAGCTGAACACCCTCATCCTTATCTGAACATGTGCGGTTAATCAGAAACAAGGTTCGACCTTCTGCCCACACCAGGAGCAGGAATGCGAGACCAGCTCAGAATATTGTACATAAATGCCCAGCAGCTGTAGTTTGATGACAGGTAGTTGAGTTCACTTCCCTGGGAGAAGAAGTCTGGAGACTAGACGTTACCCCACCTCTCTACCACTCATAATAAATCATACTACCATAATAACCaccgtaacacacacacacacacacacacacacacacacacacacacacacacacacacacacacacacacacacacacacgccatcaGCTCCACCCGTGATGGGACGCAACGTGCTTTTAGTCGTGGTGCATGACAGCTGGGCTGATGGAGGTCCAGGTGTGAACATCTCTCTGCCTTCACGCCAAGACCAGATGATACTCACTCCAGCTCGGTTCTGTGGATCAGTGCAGGTGATCCAGCCAGACTTCAGCGTGCAGCAATCACGTCAACTTCACACTCAATATCGCCTCCTTCGATTTGTAGAGCAGATCTTTCTCCGACAGCCACCCTTCCTGGACCAGATCACAGACTGGCAGGTATCTAGTCTGGTGTTTATTTAGTGGTCTGTTGAAGGTCTGCCCACCTGGAGATGTGCATGAACTTCTCCCCCCTCATCAACGTTCACTCACTTCCGGTTCGAGCTTCCGTGTTTTCCAGCCCGCTCACACTGCTGGATCCTCAACGCTCCGGGTTTGACTGACGATCATAACCGGccgtgtgtctgtttgtgtgttttatacTCGCCAATATCACTAGCTTACCTGGTAAAATCGTTTCCAGAGCACTTTTTAACAATCCACCAAAAGCTCCGACTTCACGAAACACCACCAGCAGACGATTTTAAAGCGACCGTAACAAATTTAGTGAAGAGGAATACACTCCGATACTGAAATAAATGTACAGCTTACCTCTCTGAAAGACCCTTTTTAGTGTTGGTGTCTTTGTGCCCTGGTGAAACAaacctcccctcttctctctttctctctctctctctctctctctctctctctctctctctctaattccTGTAGCTGTTAGACCCTCCCTCTGTTTGAGTCCCAAAGGAATGACACCATCCCTCCTAACAAGTCTCCTCTCGTTGGACTAACACTCAGGTCAAGACTATTACATGCCAAACTCTTACCCcccttcagacacacacacacacacacacacacacacacacctcctccttccccttcttctctctctctctctctctctctctctctctctctctctctctctct
This genomic stretch from Brachyhypopomus gauderio isolate BG-103 unplaced genomic scaffold, BGAUD_0.2 sc62, whole genome shotgun sequence harbors:
- the zyx gene encoding LOW QUALITY PROTEIN: zyxin (The sequence of the model RefSeq protein was modified relative to this genomic sequence to represent the inferred CDS: deleted 1 base in 1 codon) gives rise to the protein MEDSNGTKPFMVSSSMSFQVNTPSFYNQPKKFASVAPPRPKGPSYPAAFSSSTASTGVIGRVGEMPPPPSTISDDFPPPPPPPPPLDDAELPAPPPECQLTPPAFEAPPPAFPAPPPVADDLSLPAPPEDVSFAPINPSAAPPPPPPPPPPAPPLPLPGTGVTSKKPLDKQTSFDRQLGSLTDMLSEMETRKPFTPKMPSQPSYAPAPKAAGPPPTAPKPALSFLPPPELQDRPPPAPWAEELRARTTLRQPGPSPASAPSPAQPVAKSFAAAPKTTFTPSQPSSNVGPKPASSASFANTRAANQVPKAATQSSFAPPPAGPPAPPSAPPSAPPPPASVPTPAFSHSKALPSFSQEKVAPPPSTSSYPRPMTSPGSSYNRSVGVPPPANPPPAKASTPAGPATGAPPAGAPLSMREVEELERMTKDFIKDMDKRAPLSSVPTEVCGNCGEALSRSQPAVRAMDKLFHSHCFCCVSCHRALQGMQFYDRDGSPECEDCYVNSLAICSRCGERIMDRVLKAVGQCFHAHCFRCSVCNCTLEGAPFITDDAEKPYCVPDYHRRFSPLCVSCNEPIIPDPGSEETVRVVALEKNFHLKCYRCEDCARPLSIEADADGCYPLNGRILCMKCHTQRAKQAMQ